A region of the Microcystis aeruginosa FD4 genome:
TGCGGGGGGCAATCGGTGATTCTCAATTTTTCCCTAAGGATTGTAGCGGCCAAAGGCAGACTATTCTGTAAGTTTTCACTCTACAAAACCTATCGGGTGGTCAGCAGCGCCCCTGTCGATGTCCTCTGGCAAAAATTAATTAATGTGGCCGATGTCTCTTGGCATCCTTTGATTGCCAAGGCTGATGTTCCCTTGGGTTTAATCGCTAAACCGGGGTTAATCTATCAAGCTGTCACCCGTCTGACTCCCATTCCTATCCGGGTTTTCGTGGAAAATGTCCGGCCCGGGGAACTCCTCAGCCTCAGAGTTCTCGCTATCCCCGGCATGGAACAGAAAATGACCTACCAAGTGGAATCAACCCTCTGTGGTACTTATATTTCCTATTCTGTCACCCTGCGCGGTTGGCTGTCCCCCTTTATCTGGTGGTTAAGTCGTCCCTATTTAGCCAAAGTCGCCGCCCAACTGGCCCACGCCGCCGAAGAATTAACGGTATAAAACTGGGGGCAGGGTGTGGGGTGTGGGGAGAATATATAAAAGCTGTCTCGGAGTCTCCTGACGACCGGCTCCCCAAAACGAAAACTTCCTAGTTCACTAATAAATAATCTGCCAAGGGTCAAGATCTAAGTCACAATGGTATATGGATAGACTTAAACAAAATTTTAGTCAGCTACATTGGTACATATAGTCTACTGATATCATCCCGACGAGTTGAGCGCAACAACCTCAATCCGCCGGGATGAACTATCTCTGGAGACTTGACTGATGAAGTAAGCTCTACAGGAGGGAATTATGGGGGAATTAAACACAGCCGAACTTCTAGTTAAATGTCTAGAGAATGAAGGGGTCG
Encoded here:
- a CDS encoding SRPBCC family protein — encoded protein: MILNFSLRIVAAKGRLFCKFSLYKTYRVVSSAPVDVLWQKLINVADVSWHPLIAKADVPLGLIAKPGLIYQAVTRLTPIPIRVFVENVRPGELLSLRVLAIPGMEQKMTYQVESTLCGTYISYSVTLRGWLSPFIWWLSRPYLAKVAAQLAHAAEELTV